From one Coxiella-like endosymbiont genomic stretch:
- a CDS encoding amidase family protein: MLDKKINAVAVGDFERARIAYKAIDKAIENNERLSLLGLLIIVKESFNVVGLPTT; encoded by the coding sequence TTGCTCGATAAAAAAATTAATGCCGTTGCCGTTGGTGATTTCGAACGGGCGCGTATAGCATATAAAGCAATAGATAAAGCAATTGAAAACAATGAACGATTATCTTTATTAGGTCTTCTAATAATAGTTAAAGAATCTTTTAATGTTGTTGGGTTGCCTACTACGTAG
- a CDS encoding AAA family ATPase: MGLRLNSNNDSGVNRRVLLSEFLVQMDERSSKNENIFVIGATNAPDILDRSYIKAPNL, translated from the coding sequence ATGGGCTTACGTCTTAACTCTAATAATGATAGTGGTGTAAATCGTAGAGTATTGTTAAGTGAGTTTCTAGTTCAGATGGATGAAAGATCTAGTAAGAATGAGAATATTTTTGTAATTGGCGCAACTAATGCTCCTGATATATTAGATAGATCCTACATTAAAGCGCCCAACTTGTAA
- the folE gene encoding GTP cyclohydrolase I FolE, translating into MTNTTEKHVESILTNLGEDIRREGLRETPRRFQKALEYLTSGYQDKLHEIVNKAIFQSDMDEIVIVKNIELYSLCEHHLLPFIGKCHVAYLPNGKIIGLSKIARIVDMYAKRLQVQENLTKQIAESIAKVTDAKGVGVIIEAKHLCMMMRGVEKQNSDMTTSMMLGTFRKDDRTRAEFLSLIRN; encoded by the coding sequence ATGACCAATACTACAGAAAAACATGTTGAATCTATTTTAACCAACTTGGGGGAAGATATTCGCCGTGAAGGCTTAAGGGAAACCCCTCGCCGCTTTCAGAAAGCCCTAGAATATCTTACCTCCGGCTACCAAGACAAATTGCATGAGATTGTTAACAAAGCTATTTTCCAATCCGATATGGACGAGATAGTTATCGTTAAAAATATTGAGCTTTATTCTCTATGCGAACATCACCTTCTGCCTTTTATTGGGAAATGCCACGTAGCTTATTTGCCTAATGGTAAGATCATTGGTCTTTCAAAAATTGCACGTATTGTGGATATGTACGCCAAACGCTTACAAGTCCAAGAAAATCTCACCAAGCAAATTGCAGAATCTATCGCTAAAGTCACGGATGCCAAGGGAGTCGGTGTCATTATTGAGGCAAAACACCTTTGTATGATGATGAGAGGGGTAGAAAAACAAAATTCTGACATGACAACCTCCATGATGCTTGGTACCTTCCGCAAAGATGATCGAACTCGGGCCGAGTTCTTGAGTTTGATTAGGAATTAG
- a CDS encoding HlyD family secretion protein: MIKKIIKVVLPLLLIAILLISGYFYWCHEKRYPSTDDAYIQANVINIAPQISGTIVKVYVRDYQHVQKNQPLFDIDPAPFTIELIKASAQLDETKQKIQAADMAVQSAKAVVIERKAKLIHARLVTHRILALMKKQFVSRADGDLAIKNLDVAKAALTAAKNQLQELIEKRGQIDDKNAQLRLAKAAIKKSRLDLEYTHVVAPADGFIANFNLRRGDNVNSYQILFALIEDKVWWATANFKETQLENIRSGQSATIKIDMYPDQVFRGHVTSISEDSGTSFSLLPPENASGNWVKVTQRFPVKIIITDRKPNYPLRLGASTTVTIDTTAVH, from the coding sequence ATGATAAAGAAGATCATTAAAGTTGTTTTGCCTCTTTTGCTCATTGCCATTCTGCTTATCAGCGGTTATTTTTACTGGTGCCATGAAAAGCGTTATCCCAGTACGGACGATGCCTACATTCAGGCAAATGTAATTAATATCGCTCCCCAAATCAGTGGCACTATTGTTAAGGTGTACGTTCGTGACTACCAGCACGTCCAGAAAAATCAGCCTCTCTTTGATATCGATCCGGCTCCATTCACCATCGAGCTCATCAAAGCTAGCGCACAGCTCGATGAGACCAAACAGAAAATTCAAGCTGCTGACATGGCTGTACAATCAGCCAAAGCAGTAGTAATCGAAAGGAAAGCGAAACTTATTCATGCTCGTCTTGTTACCCATCGCATATTGGCTTTAATGAAAAAACAATTTGTTTCCCGCGCAGACGGCGACCTTGCCATTAAAAATTTAGATGTAGCCAAAGCCGCATTAACCGCAGCTAAAAACCAACTGCAAGAATTAATTGAGAAACGAGGACAAATTGATGATAAAAATGCTCAATTGCGATTAGCTAAGGCAGCCATAAAAAAATCGCGCCTCGATTTAGAATACACCCATGTTGTTGCTCCAGCCGATGGCTTCATAGCTAATTTTAACTTGCGGCGAGGCGATAATGTTAACTCTTATCAAATTTTATTTGCCTTAATCGAAGATAAGGTTTGGTGGGCTACGGCTAATTTTAAAGAAACTCAACTTGAAAATATTCGATCCGGTCAATCAGCCACCATTAAAATTGATATGTATCCTGATCAAGTTTTTCGTGGGCACGTTACGAGCATTAGCGAAGATAGTGGAACGAGCTTTTCCTTACTGCCCCCGGAAAATGCTAGCGGCAATTGGGTTAAGGTGACTCAACGGTTTCCTGTAAAAATTATTATTACCGATCGAAAACCCAATTATCCGCTCCGCTTAGGAGCAAGCACCACTGTTACTATTGACACAACTGCTGTTCACTAA
- a CDS encoding cyclic nucleotide-binding domain-containing protein, with the protein MKTEPISRRLINPGQFFGELGVIEKTSSLGTAIAVIDVTVAVIDAKTFSKFYQKTFKNLKNLINSQTDLYEVLAVGASCWFGS; encoded by the coding sequence GTGAAGACCGAGCCAATATCAAGACGATTAATTAATCCTGGACAATTTTTTGGTGAGCTAGGTGTGATTGAAAAAACCTCAAGTTTAGGAACAGCTATTGCTGTAATAGATGTAACAGTGGCAGTTATTGATGCAAAAACATTTTCTAAATTTTATCAAAAGACATTCAAAAATTTAAAAAATCTCATTAATTCTCAGACTGATTTGTATGAAGTGCTAGCTGTTGGTGCTAGTTGTTGGTTTGGTAGCTGA
- a CDS encoding AsmA family protein, which yields MGSIPITRSLLNGRKVIHNSFKILAGILTVIIAVFVISIIILIKVVNPNNYKNCIDQFVHNETSRHLILKGNMGWSFIPSR from the coding sequence GTGGGTTCGATTCCCATCACCCGCTCATTATTAAATGGGCGGAAGGTTATACACAATTCCTTTAAGATTCTAGCCGGCATTTTGACTGTCATCATTGCAGTATTTGTTATTTCAATCATTATTTTAATAAAGGTGGTCAATCCAAATAATTACAAAAATTGCATTGACCAATTCGTCCACAATGAAACAAGCCGTCATTTAATCTTAAAAGGCAACATGGGCTGGTCCTTTATCCCCTCTCGCTAG
- a CDS encoding CBU_0937 family porin → MSSKFLVSIVSLCVVSALTPSLAATKQQINKRIDYLQEQINQLRAHQKQAQNKPTHTHHYQEYTCQNGKCVYHTSRLGIGPYLNTQEAFDGSELIINTPTIREDARMLINQYQLEQECSEMGIPTPFLPRVTFSGKLEGQVAYGSTYAGLRTTNINFSGAELDTYIQGNLWVSGCMDLDYDPDELVNRSRVFMNRAFVTIGNLSRFPFYISIGQVYVPFGRYNSLMISSPVTLGLGRTRARALTVGYQTGKNAALHAEVYGYQELTNNLSHSNQNNRWGTDIGYEFNNGGRVSGEVGASLISNLADSQGMQATVFLHDETLHRTVEAIDFYGNIFIDPAVFIAEYVGALRSFDVADVSFANQGARPTAFHAEANYTFHTGSKPSSLGIGYGHTTQALALGLPQVRYSIFYNVNVWRDTNFALEYRHNINYSRNAISTEINLIPSGMAAYLGKSDNVLTAQFDLFF, encoded by the coding sequence ATGTCATCTAAATTCTTAGTTTCAATAGTAAGTTTGTGTGTTGTTAGTGCTTTAACTCCTTCGTTAGCAGCGACAAAGCAACAAATTAACAAGCGAATTGACTATCTTCAGGAACAAATCAATCAACTTCGAGCACACCAAAAACAAGCTCAAAACAAACCCACTCATACACACCATTATCAAGAGTACACCTGCCAAAATGGCAAATGTGTCTATCATACCTCTCGTTTAGGGATAGGCCCCTATCTAAATACCCAAGAGGCTTTTGATGGGTCGGAACTTATCATCAATACTCCCACCATCCGAGAAGATGCTCGAATGCTTATTAACCAGTATCAATTGGAACAGGAATGTAGCGAGATGGGAATTCCCACTCCTTTCCTCCCACGCGTAACCTTTAGTGGAAAATTGGAAGGCCAGGTAGCTTATGGAAGCACCTATGCGGGATTAAGAACAACAAATATCAACTTTAGTGGCGCAGAATTGGATACCTATATTCAAGGAAATTTGTGGGTATCTGGTTGTATGGACTTAGATTATGATCCCGATGAGTTGGTAAACAGGTCACGTGTGTTTATGAATCGCGCTTTTGTTACTATCGGAAATCTAAGTCGATTTCCTTTTTATATAAGTATTGGTCAAGTATATGTACCGTTTGGGCGGTATAACAGTTTAATGATCAGCTCCCCGGTGACCTTGGGACTCGGACGAACCCGTGCTCGCGCTTTGACAGTAGGCTACCAAACTGGTAAGAACGCTGCTTTGCATGCTGAAGTATATGGTTATCAAGAACTAACCAATAATCTGTCTCATAGTAATCAAAACAATCGATGGGGGACGGATATTGGTTATGAATTTAATAATGGGGGTCGCGTAAGTGGTGAAGTGGGAGCAAGCTTGATTTCTAACCTTGCGGATTCACAAGGAATGCAAGCCACGGTGTTCTTGCATGATGAAACTTTGCATCGTACCGTCGAAGCAATTGATTTTTATGGAAATATTTTCATTGACCCTGCGGTTTTTATTGCAGAATATGTAGGGGCTTTAAGGAGTTTTGACGTTGCTGATGTCAGCTTTGCCAACCAAGGCGCTCGCCCTACTGCTTTCCACGCCGAAGCAAACTACACCTTCCATACGGGTTCAAAGCCTAGCTCTCTTGGTATTGGGTATGGGCACACCACCCAAGCTTTAGCTCTAGGACTACCTCAAGTCCGTTATAGCATTTTCTATAACGTTAATGTTTGGAGGGATACGAATTTTGCTTTGGAATATCGACACAATATTAATTACTCGCGAAACGCAATCAGTACCGAAATCAATCTTATCCCCTCAGGTATGGCTGCTTATTTAGGAAAAAGCGATAACGTTTTAACGGCGCAATTTGACCTTTTTTTCTAA
- a CDS encoding RNA recognition motif domain-containing protein gives MSTNSIIFTALSCFTLLLFIIAVSVFRGRDRMELDQSSEDFSNDQIYVGNLPYHVRENDLHNHFSRFGAIETIKIVRNLRTGRSKGYAFVTYTSAKQAVKALSAHGKDLQGRSLVVRIAKSREQHAYT, from the coding sequence ATGTCAACAAATTCAATTATTTTTACAGCATTATCATGTTTCACATTGCTACTTTTTATCATTGCTGTTTCGGTATTTCGAGGAAGAGATCGAATGGAGTTAGATCAATCCTCCGAAGATTTTTCTAATGATCAAATTTATGTAGGTAATTTACCTTACCATGTCCGCGAGAATGATTTACATAATCATTTTTCTCGTTTCGGAGCTATTGAAACCATTAAAATAGTAAGAAACTTGCGTACAGGCCGCTCTAAAGGTTATGCATTTGTGACTTATACTAGTGCAAAACAAGCTGTTAAAGCACTAAGTGCACATGGCAAAGATTTACAAGGACGATCGTTAGTGGTCCGAATTGCTAAGTCAAGAGAACAGCACGCTTATACGTGA
- a CDS encoding ABC transporter ATP-binding protein produces MKALIIENLKKTYANRLQALKGINFSVSEGDFFALLGPNGAGKSTTIGIITSLANKTSGKVVVYGHDIDKDFAAAKACIGVVPQEFNFNIFQSVLDIVLQQAGYYGISRKDAMPQAEKYLKQLGLWEKRNSMAQQLSGGFKRRLMIVRALITRARMLILDEPTAGVDIEIRRSMWQFLQELNQKGITIILTTHYLEEAEYLCRNIAIIDHGEIIENTTMADILTKFDAERFILYLDQPLEKLPMIEGYQFWIKDSRTLEVEVLKEQSLSSLFEDLKRHKIKVNSMRNKANLLEELFLKLTAEK; encoded by the coding sequence GTGAAAGCACTTATCATAGAAAATTTAAAAAAGACATACGCAAACCGCCTTCAAGCTTTGAAAGGTATTAACTTTTCAGTAAGTGAAGGCGATTTTTTTGCGCTACTTGGTCCTAATGGGGCTGGAAAATCGACTACAATTGGGATTATTACCTCCCTAGCAAATAAAACCAGTGGGAAAGTAGTTGTTTATGGGCACGATATTGATAAAGATTTTGCAGCGGCTAAGGCCTGTATAGGAGTTGTTCCTCAAGAATTTAATTTCAATATTTTTCAATCGGTACTCGATATCGTACTTCAACAAGCAGGTTATTATGGCATTTCCCGAAAAGACGCGATGCCCCAAGCGGAAAAATATTTAAAACAATTGGGGTTATGGGAAAAGCGTAATAGTATGGCCCAGCAACTCTCAGGAGGATTCAAGCGTCGGTTGATGATTGTACGAGCCCTTATTACCAGGGCGCGCATGTTAATTTTAGATGAGCCAACAGCGGGCGTAGATATTGAAATTCGACGTTCTATGTGGCAATTCTTGCAAGAATTAAATCAAAAAGGAATAACAATTATTTTAACAACTCATTATCTTGAAGAAGCCGAATATTTATGCCGCAATATTGCCATCATTGACCACGGGGAAATTATCGAAAATACCACTATGGCAGATATTCTAACTAAATTTGATGCTGAACGATTTATTCTTTACCTTGATCAACCCCTAGAAAAATTACCAATGATAGAAGGTTATCAATTTTGGATAAAAGATTCACGAACTCTGGAAGTTGAAGTCCTTAAAGAACAAAGCTTAAGTAGTTTGTTTGAGGACTTAAAACGACACAAAATTAAAGTAAATAGTATGCGAAATAAAGCCAATCTGTTGGAAGAATTATTTCTCAAATTGACGGCAGAAAAATAA
- a CDS encoding tetratricopeptide repeat protein, protein MDKAIEWLMILAAQRYISVEVNLDFIFIYEMSKYNYAKAIQWYAMASESDNPQALCNLGLIYEYGKGIPVNYQRAFQLYAQASRYGSIPDTLLNIKNVSERVSGGFRFKPMMALKAFKCVTKQNDPNA, encoded by the coding sequence GTGGATAAAGCTATTGAATGGTTGATGATATTAGCGGCTCAACGTTATATTTCTGTTGAAGTTAATCTTGATTTTATTTTTATTTATGAAATGAGTAAATACAACTATGCTAAAGCAATACAATGGTATGCAATGGCTTCTGAATCAGATAATCCTCAAGCATTGTGCAATTTAGGTTTGATATATGAGTATGGCAAAGGAATTCCAGTAAATTACCAAAGAGCTTTTCAACTCTACGCACAAGCCTCTCGGTATGGGTCTATCCCTGACACCCTTTTAAATATCAAAAATGTATCTGAAAGGGTTTCCGGCGGTTTTCGATTCAAACCGATGATGGCTTTAAAAGCTTTCAAATGCGTAACAAAGCAAAATGATCCTAACGCATGA
- a CDS encoding inositol monophosphatase family protein gives MHPMLNIAIQAARNAARIIVRFVDRLDTVDVKEKHQNDFVTQVDQLSEQEIIQTIQKAYPDHTILAEESGLHKSKNDFTWIIDPLDGTTNFIHGFPQIGISIALKYRDKLSVAVVYDPLRQELFTATQGGGAQLNNRKIRVSTRTKINEALTGTGTGFPFKEKTLFQAYLKLFQTIFPQTASVRRSGTAALDLAYVAAGRLDGFWEMGLKPWDMAAGILLITEAGGFIGDFQGKNDYMENGNLIAGNPKIYKILNELISKKDNYRNDRNS, from the coding sequence ATGCACCCAATGCTTAACATCGCTATTCAAGCTGCTCGCAACGCCGCACGTATCATTGTTCGTTTTGTGGACAGACTCGATACGGTCGATGTTAAAGAAAAACATCAAAATGATTTCGTCACCCAGGTAGATCAACTTTCCGAACAAGAAATTATTCAGACTATTCAGAAGGCATATCCGGATCACACTATCTTAGCTGAAGAATCGGGTCTTCATAAATCTAAAAATGATTTCACCTGGATTATTGACCCTTTAGATGGCACTACTAACTTCATTCACGGTTTTCCTCAAATAGGAATATCTATTGCTTTAAAGTATCGAGATAAATTGAGTGTAGCGGTCGTATATGATCCTCTCCGTCAAGAATTATTTACCGCTACCCAAGGGGGCGGTGCTCAATTAAACAATCGTAAAATCCGGGTTAGCACTCGCACAAAAATAAACGAAGCGCTTACCGGTACGGGTACGGGTTTTCCTTTTAAAGAAAAGACACTTTTTCAAGCATATCTTAAACTTTTTCAAACTATTTTTCCTCAAACTGCAAGTGTTCGCCGTTCAGGTACAGCGGCTTTAGATTTAGCTTATGTAGCAGCTGGACGTTTAGATGGTTTTTGGGAAATGGGCTTAAAACCATGGGACATGGCCGCGGGCATTTTACTCATTACCGAAGCAGGCGGTTTTATAGGTGATTTTCAAGGAAAAAATGATTATATGGAAAATGGTAATTTAATCGCCGGTAATCCTAAAATTTACAAAATCCTAAACGAATTAATTTCAAAAAAAGACAATTACCGAAATGATAGAAATAGTTAA
- a CDS encoding OPT family oligopeptide transporter, protein MNDTNRENEPLIPASIQLPEFTFKAIILSILLAVILSAANAYLALKIGTTISASIPASVFALGILRLFKKHNVLESNLIQTAASAGEGVAAAIAFVLPAMIFLHIWKGFSYWETAIITLLGGLLGVLFAVPLRRIMLNLPALHFPEGTAIGNVLRVSAQGKAGLKLLTQGGLVGGLVAFAQIGLKVVADSLQMWTFVGRTIFGFSVGFTPATLAAGFIVGFEVAVSLFTGAFVGWLILLPFIGLYYGLPDNVTSAYDAATQLWDAHLRFVGVGTMLIGGIWTLFRLLKPIGKGIHLSFIGFREGLEGSFGKRRLRTEMDMPPMWIVVGVLVIVASLFFYTFYYLHRAHIVATVNYLWVVAFISVIYVIIIGFLLATISSYFCGLVGSSNNPLSGLLITAILLLSFLFLLIFRVRESEQAHYIASAVIVIATILAGIGSIAGENIQDLKAGKMVGATPWRQQLMMAIGVGVSAFFIGPVLQLLFDAYGMGGVYPRPGMDLSQMLSAPQAGLMAAVSHGVLTRHLNWGMIIVGGVVAVIIITIDEFLKRRNSRLPALAVGLGIYLPPEVITPVVIGGLVSFLVKKRWQIKKRSEKEDGMVGHQNGVLMACGMVAGSALMGVILAIPFVIMGSANALALVERGFAPIASVLGILVFLALCTWFYRIGTRQK, encoded by the coding sequence GTGAATGATACTAATAGAGAAAATGAACCATTAATCCCAGCTTCTATTCAACTGCCCGAATTCACTTTTAAAGCCATTATATTATCTATTCTTCTTGCTGTTATTTTATCGGCAGCCAACGCTTATCTTGCTTTAAAAATTGGGACCACCATTTCTGCTTCCATACCCGCATCAGTATTTGCATTAGGAATTTTACGGCTGTTTAAAAAACATAATGTTTTAGAAAGCAATTTAATTCAAACGGCAGCTTCTGCGGGGGAAGGCGTTGCAGCTGCTATAGCCTTCGTTTTACCGGCTATGATTTTTCTCCATATTTGGAAAGGTTTTTCTTATTGGGAGACGGCTATTATTACTTTACTAGGGGGACTTTTAGGGGTTTTATTTGCGGTTCCTTTGCGCCGAATCATGCTTAATCTCCCTGCCTTACATTTTCCTGAAGGAACGGCTATCGGAAATGTTCTCAGAGTAAGTGCACAAGGAAAAGCCGGACTGAAATTATTGACTCAGGGCGGCTTAGTCGGTGGGCTAGTAGCTTTTGCACAAATTGGTTTAAAAGTGGTCGCTGATAGTTTGCAAATGTGGACATTTGTGGGGAGAACCATTTTTGGTTTTTCGGTAGGTTTTACTCCTGCTACCTTAGCGGCAGGGTTTATTGTGGGTTTTGAAGTAGCCGTGAGTTTGTTTACCGGAGCTTTTGTAGGTTGGTTAATCCTATTGCCTTTTATCGGACTTTATTATGGATTACCTGACAATGTAACCTCAGCTTATGATGCAGCTACGCAGTTGTGGGATGCGCATTTGCGTTTTGTCGGCGTAGGAACAATGCTTATCGGCGGAATATGGACATTATTTCGATTATTGAAGCCTATTGGAAAAGGAATACACCTTTCTTTTATTGGTTTTCGAGAAGGTTTAGAAGGGAGTTTTGGCAAGCGCCGTTTACGAACTGAAATGGATATGCCACCGATGTGGATTGTTGTTGGTGTTTTAGTCATTGTCGCTTCATTATTTTTTTATACTTTCTATTATTTACATCGAGCACATATTGTAGCAACTGTCAATTATTTATGGGTTGTAGCTTTTATTTCGGTTATTTATGTAATAATTATTGGCTTTCTTTTAGCAACTATATCGAGTTATTTTTGTGGATTAGTAGGATCAAGCAATAATCCTTTATCAGGTCTTTTGATTACTGCTATTTTGTTGCTTTCATTTTTATTCTTACTAATATTTCGTGTTCGCGAATCGGAGCAGGCACATTATATTGCATCCGCGGTTATTGTAATTGCTACTATTCTTGCGGGTATTGGTTCGATTGCAGGAGAAAATATCCAAGACCTTAAGGCGGGTAAAATGGTAGGAGCCACGCCCTGGCGGCAACAATTAATGATGGCAATCGGTGTCGGTGTTTCAGCTTTTTTTATCGGTCCCGTGCTTCAACTTCTATTCGATGCTTATGGCATGGGTGGTGTTTACCCACGTCCGGGAATGGATCTTTCCCAGATGTTGTCAGCACCTCAGGCGGGCTTAATGGCGGCTGTTTCTCATGGGGTATTAACCCGTCATCTTAATTGGGGAATGATCATTGTTGGTGGGGTAGTGGCTGTCATTATTATCACAATCGATGAATTTCTAAAGCGCCGTAACTCTAGGTTGCCTGCTTTGGCAGTTGGTTTAGGTATTTATTTACCTCCCGAGGTGATTACCCCTGTAGTCATCGGTGGATTGGTAAGTTTTTTAGTTAAAAAGCGATGGCAGATAAAAAAACGTTCAGAGAAAGAGGACGGAATGGTTGGCCATCAAAACGGAGTATTAATGGCTTGCGGAATGGTGGCAGGGAGCGCCTTAATGGGAGTAATTTTAGCGATTCCGTTTGTTATAATGGGAAGTGCTAATGCATTAGCGTTAGTAGAACGAGGATTTGCTCCAATAGCGAGCGTGTTGGGAATCCTTGTATTCTTAGCATTGTGTACGTGGTTTTATCGTATTGGCACTAGGCAGAAATGA
- a CDS encoding IscS subfamily cysteine desulfurase, which translates to MALPIYLDYMATTLVDPIVAQEMIACLTKEGIFGNPTSESHIYGWRARELINKARESVAKLVNADPQEIVWTSGATESDNLALKGAASFYHRKGKHIITTSTEHKAVLDTCAYLSSQGFKVTYLNPQGDGLLNLAEFEATIRSDTILASFMHVNNETGVIQDIASIGEVTRRHGVLFHVDAAQSAGKVPIDLNYMQVDLMSFSGHKLYGPKGIGALYVRGTPRVRLEPLIHGGGHEKGLRSGTLATHQVVGMGKAFVLAQERMIDDVKNITQLRDRLWLGLSQLGGVHLNAETAPRIPGCLNVRFDGVEGESLMVRLQKVAISSGSACNSANPNPSHVLLAMGLNREEAYNSIRISLGRFTTKEEVDAAIVHIAEQVNRLREMSPLWENVKKKLID; encoded by the coding sequence ATGGCATTACCTATTTATTTGGATTATATGGCAACTACGCTTGTCGATCCTATTGTAGCGCAGGAAATGATAGCCTGTTTAACTAAAGAAGGAATTTTTGGAAATCCCACTTCCGAAAGTCATATTTATGGATGGAGGGCGCGAGAATTAATCAATAAAGCACGTGAGTCTGTTGCGAAGTTAGTAAATGCCGATCCTCAAGAAATTGTTTGGACTTCCGGCGCAACGGAATCAGATAATTTGGCTCTCAAAGGAGCGGCCTCTTTTTACCATCGTAAAGGTAAGCATATCATTACTACAAGCACGGAGCATAAGGCTGTACTGGACACATGTGCTTATCTCTCTTCCCAAGGTTTTAAAGTCACTTATTTAAATCCTCAAGGTGATGGCTTATTAAATTTGGCCGAATTTGAAGCCACTATTCGTTCGGATACAATTTTAGCGTCCTTTATGCATGTTAATAATGAAACTGGTGTTATTCAAGATATTGCTTCTATTGGTGAAGTTACGCGCCGACACGGTGTCCTTTTTCATGTAGATGCTGCACAGAGTGCAGGTAAAGTTCCTATTGATTTAAATTATATGCAAGTTGATTTAATGTCTTTTTCGGGCCATAAACTTTACGGGCCAAAAGGTATTGGAGCTTTATATGTGCGTGGCACTCCTCGTGTCCGCTTAGAACCTTTAATTCATGGGGGCGGCCATGAAAAAGGTTTACGTTCTGGGACGTTGGCCACGCATCAGGTTGTGGGTATGGGTAAAGCTTTTGTCTTAGCTCAAGAACGCATGATAGATGATGTAAAAAATATTACCCAACTGCGTGATCGGTTATGGTTAGGGCTATCCCAGTTGGGTGGTGTTCACCTGAATGCTGAAACAGCTCCACGAATTCCCGGATGTCTGAATGTTCGATTTGATGGAGTGGAAGGTGAATCGTTAATGGTAAGATTACAAAAAGTAGCAATTTCGAGTGGCTCAGCGTGCAATTCCGCAAATCCTAATCCCTCTCACGTATTATTGGCAATGGGATTAAACCGAGAAGAAGCTTATAATTCTATTCGCATTAGCTTGGGACGATTTACTACTAAAGAGGAAGTCGATGCAGCGATTGTCCATATTGCGGAGCAAGTGAATCGCTTGCGCGAAATGTCTCCTCTTTGGGAGAACGTTAAGAAAAAGTTAATCGATTAG
- a CDS encoding iron-sulfur cluster assembly scaffold protein, whose translation MRYSNEVLDYFLDTQHAGILQEADHPPVKQGEIGTREQGYLFKLYVRYDHTKIKEAKFQAYGSVSAIAACEYVCGWFENKTFEEAKQLTAIQIQNALNLSAFETHSALLIERLCKKTLEENQ comes from the coding sequence ATGCGTTATTCTAATGAAGTTTTAGATTATTTTTTGGATACGCAACATGCAGGAATATTGCAAGAGGCAGATCATCCTCCAGTAAAGCAGGGAGAAATAGGGACTCGCGAGCAAGGTTACTTATTTAAGCTTTATGTCCGTTATGATCACACTAAAATAAAAGAAGCCAAATTTCAGGCTTATGGATCTGTTTCCGCCATTGCGGCTTGTGAATATGTCTGTGGCTGGTTTGAAAACAAAACTTTTGAAGAAGCCAAACAATTAACTGCAATTCAAATACAAAACGCTCTGAATTTATCAGCATTCGAAACTCATTCTGCATTGCTAATTGAGCGGTTATGTAAAAAAACTCTGGAAGAAAATCAATGA
- a CDS encoding chaperone modulator CbpM, whose protein sequence is MTKQILQGIIVEQSASLNLEELSQAVHLQTQVVIKMVEHQLIEPEGSAPNSWRFDNACLKRAKIAASFYCDLEVNMPGIGIALDLLERIEYLEQRLQTLECFEKK, encoded by the coding sequence ATGACAAAACAAATTTTACAAGGTATTATCGTGGAACAATCTGCATCGCTTAATCTGGAAGAATTAAGCCAAGCAGTGCATTTACAGACGCAAGTAGTTATCAAAATGGTTGAACATCAATTAATCGAACCTGAAGGTAGTGCTCCCAATTCCTGGCGATTTGATAATGCTTGCCTAAAACGCGCAAAGATCGCAGCAAGTTTTTATTGCGATCTCGAAGTTAATATGCCTGGAATTGGTATTGCATTGGACCTCTTAGAGAGAATCGAATATTTAGAACAGCGCTTACAAACTCTGGAGTGTTTTGAAAAAAAATAA